In one window of Helianthus annuus cultivar XRQ/B chromosome 17, HanXRQr2.0-SUNRISE, whole genome shotgun sequence DNA:
- the LOC110924742 gene encoding uncharacterized protein LOC110924742, whose product MFKDLENDIDDDDYIKLQHLIEDAQKPLYSDCEISKLEAVLKLFNLKSKNRWSDTSLTDLLVVLHDILPKDNELPISFYQAKKMMNPIGLEVERIHACPNDCILYRNEYEGSHKCVVCDESRYKRKSKTGEYHNDVTKNGPLAKVMWYFPIIPRLKRLFSNEKEAKLLHWHSDERIKDGKLRHVADLIQWRNFDRKYPEFSNEARNIRFGLSSDGFNPFGNASSGHSTWPVLLCIYNLPPWLCMKRKYIMMPLLIQGPKQPGNKIDTYLSPLIDDLKTLWSSGADVYDAYKKEYFKLSAMIFCTINDFPAYANLSGYSTKGKKACPVCEDETSSVWLNNCRKTVYMGHRRFLPRGHNYRFNTKDFNGSTETGKAPKNFDAFSRVTNLETVLGKRTRVKQGVNWKRRSIFWDLPYWRHLQVRHCLDVMHIEKNVCDSLIGLLLDIPGKTKDGINVRKDMEEMGIRKELAPVDKGNRIYLPPACYTMSKEDKTKFCTCLHNIKVPSCYSANIGRLVSMKDRKLIGMKSHDCHVLMTHMIPIAIRGLLLESTRHTITKLCLFFNMIQSKVIDPEELDVWQKEIIITLCELEKYFPPSFFDVMVHLVIHIIGEIKACGPVFLRYMYPFERYMGVLKGFVRTRSHPEGSIATG is encoded by the coding sequence GATTTCAAAACTTGAAGCTGTGTTGAAGCTATTTAACTTGAAATCAAAAAACAGATGGAGCGATACAAGTCTCACAGATCTATTAGTTGTTTTGCATGACATACTTCCGAAAGATAACGAGTTACCAATTTCATTTTACCAAGCCAAAAAAATGATGAATCCAATAGGATTGGAAGTGGAAAGAATACATGCATGCCCGAATGATTGCATCTTGTATAGAAATGAGTATGAGGGCAGTCATAAATGTGTTGTATGTGACGAATCTAGGTACAAGAGAAAAAGTAAAACTGGTGAATATCATAATGATGTGACGAAAAATGGACCACTGGCCAAAGTAATGTGGTATTTTCCAATTATACCAAGACTAAAACGATTATTTTCAAACGAGAAAGAAGCAAAACTGTTACATTGGCATTCTGATGAGCGTATAAAAGATGGGAAATTAAGACATGTGGCAGATTTGATTCAATGGAGAAATTTTGATAGGAAATATCCAGAATTCAGTAACGAGGCTAGGAACATAAGGTTTGGGCTTAGTTCCGATGGATTCAATCCTTTCGGAAACGCTAGTAGTGGTCATAGTACGTGGCCGGTTCTTCTTTGCATCTACAATCTTCCACCGTGGTTATGCATGAAACGAAAATACATAATGATGCCGTTGTTGATTCAGGGTCCAAAACAACCTGGTAATAAGATTGATACTTATTTGTCCCCTCTGATTGATGACCTAAAAACTTTATGGAGTTCTGGAGCAGATGTGTATGATGCTTATAAGAAGGAATATTTTAAATTGAGTGCCATGATTTTTTGCACCATAAATGATTTCCCAGCGTACGCTAATTTATCAGGATATAGTACGAAAGGTAAAAAAGcttgtcctgtttgtgaagaCGAGACAAGTTCGGTGTGGTTAAATAATTGCAGAAAAACGGTATACATGGGACACCGAAGGTTCCTTCCGCGTGGTCACAATTATCGGTTTAACACAAAGGACTTTAATGGAAGTACCGAGACTGGAAAAGCACCCAAGAATTTTGATGCATTTTCACGAGTTACAAATCTAGAAACCGTGTTGGGAAAAAGAACTCGTGTAAAGCAAGGTGTTAATTGGAAAAGAAGATCAATCTTTTGGGACTTACCATACTGGAGACATTTACAAGTTAGGCATTGTCTAGATGTTATGCATATCGAGAAAAATGTATGTGATAGCTTGATAGGATTATTATTAGACATTCCCGGAAAAACTAAAGATGGTATCAATGTTCGTAAAGATATGGAAGAAATGGGAATACGTAAAGAGCTTGCCCCTGTTGATAAAGGTAATCGTATTTATCTGCCACCTGCGTGTTATACAATGTCAAAGGAAGATAAAACAAAGTTTTGTACATGTTTACACAATATTAAAGTTCCATCTTGCTACTCTGCAAACATTGGAAGGTTGGTGTCGATGAAAGACCGTAAATTAATTGGTATGAAGTCTCATGATTGCCATGTTTTAATGACACATATGATTCCTATTGCTATCCGTGGATTGTTACTAGAGAGCACACGACACACGATCACAaaactttgtttgttttttaacatgATTCAGTCAAAAGTTATTGATCCTGAGGAATTGGATGTATGGCAAAAAGAAATTATCATCACGTTGTGTGAACTAGAAAAGTACTTTCCACCGTCCTTTTTTGATGTGATGGTTCATCTGGTGATTCATATCATTGGAGAAATCAAGGCTTGTGGTCCTGTATTTTTGCGTTATATGTACCCTTTTGAAAGGTATATGGGTGTCTTGAAAGGTTTTGTAAGAACTCGTAGTCATCCTGAGGGTAGTATTGCTACAGGATAG